TGGGCGAAGACCCGGACATCGTCGAGAGCATCGGCTACGTCGCCGACGGCGGGCCGCGCATCGTGCTCGGCCTCAATCCGCCGCTGCCGGGTGCCAACGTCGCCTACTTCACCGTCACCACCCGCCCCGATGCCGACCTCAAGCAGGTCATGGCCCGGGTGGGCGACTACCTGGCACGCCAGTACCCCGACGTCCGCGCCCAACCCAAGCGCTTCTCCCTGGGCACCACCGAGAGCGGCCTGGCGGTTTACCGCCTGAGCGGTCCGGACGAAGCCACCCTGCGCCGACTCGGCGCGCAACTGGAAGAACTGCTCGCCGCCGTTCCCGGTACGCGGGACATCCAGAACGACTGGGGCCCGCGCCTGCTGCGCTACCGCGTCCAGGTCGACCAGGCCCTGGCCCGCGCCGCCGGGGTCGACAGCCAAGACCTGGCCCAGGCCCTGCAATTGGTCGGCGATGGCCTCGGTGGTGCCCAGTTGCGCGATGGCCAATATCCGGTCGACGTCGTCGCGCGCAGCCGGCGAGCCCTCCCCGGTGCGCTGGCCGACACCCTGGTCTATCCCCATGCCGGTGGCCCGTCGATCCCCCTCGCCGCCATCGCCCGGGTCGAACTCGGCAGCGAGGCCGGGGTGAAGGTCCGGCGCAACCTGGTCCCGACCCTCACCGTCAGCGCGCGCAATCCCGGGATGACCGCCGCCACCCTGGTCGCGACGCTCGCCCCCCAGTTGCCCACCTTGCAGCTGCCAGCCGGTTACCGCCTGGAGCTGGGTGGCGAGATCGAGGACTCCGCCGCCGCCAACGACGCCCTGCTGCGCTATCTCCCCCTGGCGGTGGTGGCCATGCTGCTGCTCTTCCTCTGGCAATTCGATTCCTGGCGCAAGGTGCTCATCATCGTCGCCAGTATCCCCTTCATCCTCATCGGCGTGGCCCTGGCCCTCTGGCTCAGCGGCTACCCCTTCGGCTTCATGGCTACCTTCGGCCTGCTGTCCCTGGGCGGCATCATCGTCAACAACGCGGTACTCCTACTCGAACGCATCGAGACCGAGCGCCAGGCCGGCAAAGCCCTGGTTCCCGCGCTGCTGGACGCCGCCGGCGAACGACTGAGACCCATCCTCATGACCAAGCTCACCTGCATTCTCGGGCTCATCCCGCTCATGCTCTTCGGTGGCCCGCTGTGGACCGGCATGGCCATCAGCATGATCGGTGGTTTGGCCCTGGGCACCCTGGTGACCCTGGGGCTGATCCCGGTGCTGTACGGATTGCTGTATGAACCGCGCCAGCCTGGACAGCCGGACCAGCCTCGCCCGCGCTGAGCGGCGAAACTTCATCTGGCTGTCATCGCAACGACACAGACGGCGGGCACTGTCTGCACTCGATGAGATCGATCTCAAACGAGGCAGGCATGACCGATCTGAAACAGGTGGCGGAACAGGCCGGGGTGTCCCGGGCCACGGCGGCGCGGGCCTTCGCCAGCCCCGAACAGGTGCGAGAGAGTACCCGCCAGCGAGTGCTGGACGCCGCGCGCAAACTCAATTTCCGCCCCAATCTGCTGGGCCGTCAGTTACGCCAGCAGAGCACCCGGCTGATCGGCGTGGTGGTGCCCAGCCTGCTCAACCCGGTGTTCGCCGAGCAATTGCACGCCATGGAGCGCACCGCGCGTGGCCAGGGCTATTCGCTGGTGATCGCCACCACCGACTACCAGCCCGAGCGCGAGGCGGCAGTGGTGGAAGAACTCTTGCGCCAGCGCGTCGCCGGCCTGGTGCTGACGGTGGCCGATGCCGACCGTAGCCAGGTGCTGGCCGAACTCAGTCGCGAGCGCACCCCCTTCATCCTGGCCTATCACGAACCCAAGAAACCCTATGCGGCGGTGGCGGTGGACAACCGCCAGGGCATGGCCATGGC
The window above is part of the Pseudomonas oryzihabitans genome. Proteins encoded here:
- a CDS encoding LacI family DNA-binding transcriptional regulator, coding for MTDLKQVAEQAGVSRATAARAFASPEQVRESTRQRVLDAARKLNFRPNLLGRQLRQQSTRLIGVVVPSLLNPVFAEQLHAMERTARGQGYSLVIATTDYQPEREAAVVEELLRQRVAGLVLTVADADRSQVLAELSRERTPFILAYHEPKKPYAAVAVDNRQGMAMATEHLLGLGHRRIALVSGPALQSDRSERRFAGYCQAMAATGLPPLPRLELASHTDADWAELAPRLERDAPTALLCTNDLLALSVIAELQRHGVPVPGELSVVGFDGIAMGARLEPSLCSVMQPLQSLGALLVTELLALIAGSAIHQQCLPCLVRPGTSAGPLKEPCR